The segment GCTGGGACCTATTGTATATTGGCATCATTACTGTCCATGTATGCTATATGTAGAGGTCAAATAGCTGTTCATGCCAACTCAGTTGGTTTCTAGTTAAAAGGCTGCCTAGGTAGAAAGCTTTTTGATGTGTCAGTAATATGAAGACTAACACACTGAGGAATATAACAGAGAGAATCAGCTTTTTGATGTGTCAGTAATATGAAGACTTAACACACTGAGGTAGTGAAGAACTAGAACTGTTAAGATAGTCACACAAAAGTTTTAAGATCCATCTGATCACTTAACTGTagacattcaaacaatttgCTGATTGACTTCCCAGCTTCTCTCCCCACTTTTCTGACTTTACATCTGTGAGAAATAGTTTCCTATGTAAGACAGAAGAATGTTGAATCTTGTTGGATTATTATTCATTTCtgtttgtcttttattttttatttcagctgTTCACATTTTGTTGAATCAAGTGACTCAGAAGTCTCCAACTGATTCTCACCTTCACCTTCCTCTCAGCCTCCCTTCACATTGCCTCAGCTGTAACAGTCTGAAACAAATGGCCGCCTCTGACATCTGGTCAGCCGCAGCCGATCAGGTCTGGCTGGAATTCCTGGGTGTTCAGAACAACAAAAACCGTCCGGCTCCATTTGTAGAAGCCATGCCTGTGACTGTCTGGATGTGTTCAGCCCCATGTAGTGCTTCTCATTCTCAAAAGTCATCTACGACCAGGCCGAGTCAAGTCAGTGGTCAAAGCTCAGAGTTCACCACTAAAGTAAATGCCGATATCAACTGTGTAACTTTTCAGAATGGAGGCTTGGGTCACATAATGAATAAAGAAACCAGCAACCATAGAGACATTGAAATTAACAGCGGCAAGAGCTTTCAACACCAAAAACATGAGCGCAGTTCTGAGATAGGTTACGATAACAGAGACAGTAGGTATCAAGATCATGACGGGAACAGTGTTTCTCATTCAGGCAGAGAGGATGACAAAAGGCCGACTCGTCTTCCACTTTCAGGGGGAGCAAGCACCCCTCGGCTAAGTAAAAAATTATCCAGGACAGATTCCTTACATGATAGCAACACTGTGATAGACTCAAGCTCCAAATCTAATTTAGATGACATCCAGTCTGACTCTGGAGATCGCAGCTCAAATCAGCAGCCATTTTCAGAACAGTATTCAGAAAGTCATTGTCAAGCTCATCACAGGAGAGATAAACAGTATCACCGGGAAGACTCACGCTCCAGTTCCAGCCCTCCACTGGACCAATCAGAAAGAAGCAGCAGAAGAAGAGCTGAATCTAGAGAAAGGCGGTCAGCAGATAGGCACATGAGGCACAGCAGCAGCTCCAGCATTGAAAGAAGTCACAGGGGTCATGACATTGAAGGAAGGTCGAGTGCAGAGGGTCAGATTTCTGACTCCCACAGGGCCAATAGCAGAGATGTTATGAGGAAAGAAGAATTTTATCACAATGAAGAAAAAGTTAGAAGTGGGGAAATGGAAACCTCCCATTCATATCCGAAAAACCGTCACAGCAGCAACAGTAGCTCAGAGAGGGCATCAGCTGGATCCAGTAGGTCCAGAGAGAGAAGAAATTTGTATGAAATTCAGACTGATGAGGTAGACAAGAAGTTGCCTAAAGATTTGAGGGAGGATAGAGCTTCTCCAAGAGATGAGTTCCACCAAAGATCTCATCGAGATATCTATGGCAGGAGAGCAGCCAGAGATGGAAGCAGGGAGTCTGATAAGAGATACCCTGCACTAGACAGCCATGTTTTTGAACGGTCCACTGGTCGACCTAATAAACGAGAGATGGATGGAATGCCTCTGAGCAGGAAAGGATTTTCAAGAGATCGTGATGGGGGTACAAGCGACGACATGTCTGATACACACACACGGAGGCACCGTTCACACAGCAGAGGTGGAGATACAGATAGTATGACATCAAGACTAGAAAGAAATGAAGACGGGGACAGTTATCGACCAAGGTGCACACCTGATGATCAAGAATACAGGTCAAGGCTGGGTGAGCACCTTCACTCAAAGCATTCTGATGCAGACTGTGATAACGACAGGTTCAGTCCGACATCTCTTAGTTCCCTAGACACCATCAGCAGGGAAAATAGTCAGGGTGTTGTAATCAGTGAAAACAGGGCCGGTGGGGGGGAGAGTCATACAGTCACTAATGCTGAGCCACCTGAGGACAAAGCCTGGGCAAGGATCAACCAGAGGTCACCCCCCGATGGCTGCAAGTCGCAGGATGATGTGTGCTCTGGTGACAGATCTGGCAAAGGTCAAATGACACCTAACAGGAAGACGTGCATCTTGACTAAAGTGCAGGGCAAAGTAAGAGCACAACTCAACCACTTTCAATATCTGTTCTTGCTCAGGCTCTCAGAGTCATTTACTGCATTCCAGAATGATCTCTCAGCTGATCTGGAGGCCTTGGAAGCCAAAGCATTCAGGAAGAGAAAGCTTCCAAAAGTGCCTCCACAGCCCCCTTCTGTGACTGTCATTCCCCTTATGCTCGGTGAACTGGAGTTTGCAGTGGTCTGTCCTTATCAGATGCACCAAAGGACATTCTCTGATGATTTCAGCCTGGTCTCCCCTTTCCTACTTGGGTTCTCCACAGGACAGGATGCTGTGTTTGGTGATGATGGAGATGGGACATGTTTCCCTCAACTTGTGGACAGTAGTAAAGGTAAGTCATCATTCCTAACAGTTCATTTTATTGTCTTCATGAAAGTTGACTTTAAATTGATAGTTTTAAGTGCACAACTACTTTTTGTAAAGTTTATCAGGCAGGAGAGAACTTTTCCTACAATAGTTAAATGCCATTCTTGTCTTTTTTACTCTTGCATAACTCCCTGTAACAACAACCAATTCCATAGTTGTGAGACTGCCTTCATTTCAATGATTCAAAGTTATACACTTTTTCCTTACAACATTTGAGATATGATTagcagtttttttgttgttcatgtTTAGGATATTtgttcagaattgaagattattacatcctacacaaatcaagagagaaaactaaactcattccttTTACGATGTctccgaaggatcttgaaaatcacatggaaagaaaaagtgtgcaatactgagatccttgtgCGAACAGgcattcccagcatctttacagtcctcagaaAATGCCacctgcgctggcttggacatgttgtCAGATGGAGGACAACACccctccaccccaccccctccaCACTCCCACCCCCACCCTGAAAGTCATTATCTACAGACAACTTACATCTGGCTctagaaaaactggtcgcccccacctccgttacatggatgtaataaaacagGGCCTCAAATCAGATaatattgatactgaccattgggaagacattactctagaccgcactagatggagagagacagtgaccaagaaagctatggacagcgaaaaaacatgggcctcagctctggaagaaaagcgtaccatgcgaaaaatggccagctcctctacctaCCACctaagcgaaagccaccttaacctgcaatatttgtggacaggagtgtctttccaaaatagggctccacatcCACGTGAAAAaatgttcgagatgaaccatagttgctctatgactgaaggaggccaactaaCATCCTATCAAAAACCTCCCTCATGATGACCGGGAATGGCGTTCTAGCCTGTAACTATCAAGACAACAGAACAGATTGCATACCACAGGCAGCCCTGCTGACAGTACAACAGTGTGTTTTTACACATGTTTTTTAAACCATATCAAATCTGAATTTTCTACTTTATTGATAAATCAAACTACAAatatcagacaaaaaaaaaatatttttttaaatatttttttcctaactgtatttgaaatgtttcctttttaattTGATTATAGCTTATTAAAGGATTTTTCtctagcatttttttaaactgcttcCTGTAGAGTTGTCCTTTTTTTAGATAGACCATTATCCCATTGAGGTATCCATGTTTCATTAAATGTTTCCTAGTTTCCAATGTTTTactctaaaaataaatttccaggccaaagaagTAAAGATGACTCTGCCCTCAAGCCCTTCCAGTCCTCCATAAGTTTTAAGTCTAGTTCTAGCAGCCAGTTAGAAAATGTAACCCACCTTGGGCCACCTTCCGATCTGAACCAACGTAATCGAGCCTTCACTTCTGGCAGCACTGCACATGTTCCTCCCAGTAGCGTCATAGTTCCTGTGGTTATTGCTCCTACCTCTCTCAACTCCACAGATATAATGTCCCAGTCTCTCAACTCTATTGGCAAGGACTCTGGGATAGGTAAGttaactaatttattaaaatggTATAAGTTAACTGTTTCTTATTTAGCTGGAATACTTAAGTTAACTGATATTGGTAAGTTAACTGTTTCTTGTTTAACTGGAATTGGTAAATTAACTGATAGGTGCAAGTAAATTAACTTAACTAAAACTGAGAAAAACAGTTTTTCTTTATCTGTCTTGATTAGTATCCATTATTTGTATGATAGATAGATGTAAGTATATAAACAtttgtactttaaaaacaaaacatatattgTTGTACCTATAAAGTAATgtataaaatgcaaaaaaaaaaaaaaaattttttaattctgCAAATCCAGTGTTCAGTTCTTTGAAGTATTTACTTAAGGTTCAGAATTGATTACAATTGTGAAATAAACTAtaagatctagaactaaacatatttttgttttagttagtcATGAGAATAGAGAAGTATTGATTGAAGCTTTCAGTTACTTGGTCTAGTTGAATAAGTAGACACTTGTGTAAAATTGGGGCAGTCAGATGTTTTTGAGATAAATCATTGATAGTTACATTTACAGTAAATATCATGTACAACTACCAGTACAAGAAATAGTTCACAAATGATGAAGAAGAGACTTATCTACAATGTGCTCATGATCTTATTACTTTTTGGTAACTGTAGGTATAGACAGAAAGCCACAAAGACAGCAGCACTCTAAAGGTGGAAGCTCAGCTGGCTCCTCTCGTGGCGGCACCACAGACATGAAGAAGGCCTTCACCTCCGCCTTCTCTAGCCTGACTGACAAGCTGAAGCACAAGATGGAGAGCCTGGATGATAGCCACAGCATTGGAGATGATGCCGAGACTTTGTCTATCCGCACGGACACCTCagatgatgactttgaacacATGTCACTGGATGATGTAGAGGAGGTGCCAGCATTTTATCATGACCCCCCACCACCTGAGATGACCCCAGTAGGAGGAGATAACTACAGTGACATTGGTGATATCGGGGACTCTGTCAGCATGTACGCTGAGAGCTCAACAACTAAAGGAAAAGAAATGGTCAGTTTGTTAGAGATTTCACGATAACATTACTTTATTGACTTTATTATGTCTAGCGCTTCTCAGAATGAAAGAATCTTTTCTTCTTTGCTATATCTTGTTTGAGCACCAGGCAATTTATCACACTGAcaagctatttttttatttcaggattaGAGATTTTAAGATTgatttatttatacaattattcTTCAACTGGACTATTCACAAAATATTCTGCTCATACTTCAACAGGTATATGTAGTTCTGTTTAAACTTGACCACACTGAAATCATCATAGAAAACAAAAGCAATGAGAATTTGACCAAAGCCCAGGTGGCAAAACTTGGTTCTCTACAGTTGGGCAATATTTCCTATGAAGACTTTCAGGCCAGGTTCTCAACTGGAAAAGGTAACTAGTTTCACAGGACTGATTTAAATGTGTGGAATGATGGCCTttgaactaatttaaaaaaaaaattaacagtaTAAGATAATTGGGAAGTGGTATTATCAAAATTCTGGTTACACCATCAAGTAATAAGGTCAACTTATGCATATCACATAGCACTTGCCCCTGAGAGAAATACTAATGCAATCAAATACTGAGTTAtagcatttttctttttcaaataattacTAGCTATCATTTTTAGAATTGTATGCATTCAAGGCATTCAAGATCAATGAAAAGCTTTGAAGGAAATACCTGTTCTTACACTCTATAGCTTTTGTCTTGTGATGAGTATTTGTAGtaaggaggagtatccttacctATCAAATTATGTGTCAAGGCcaacaagaggttctcgagtctactgatcatctgctgtactgggataggccttttttgactgacaaaacAGTAGATTTTAATTGccctgatctgctgttcattgattaaaaaaaattgctaccATTATTAACATCACTGTATTATTAGCTgccctcgaaaggggaaaagatgctattagttttgtgtggtctgtctgtccgtccgtcccatttagatctcataaGCTAGAAAaggtagtgaaaatccgacatcataatatttgagaccattcaaagttcaacgggtacttttttcttttctgaaagcgaaaaatctaatctttaaaatcaattatgcaagcagttttttcataaaaatacaccatttttacaactattcttTATTAATAGTATCAAACAcggaggctttttagtaagggagatgactctttaccatttttttaacacatttaggCAAATGGTAttagattttttgtccaaaaaaaaaattattttacagttgtattgctaagttatttaagttctgtcatactaactactacaattaccaaaaaattgtaaattttttttttaaagagaaaaaatctatttagtatgcatataagtggaacataatttaaaacaacaattaataagtagtttttcatattattgcgtgaAATTGCAGAACTATATAAATGACATGgaaaactaaactaaaggaatttttttttttagatattcattataagacatcagttaggccaggttcacatctaatcccatggtctgctggaccgttggggcaccacacaggatctgtcaaccttctttctccattcttctctgtcattagcctttgacagaatttcattctgatattgaaacctgcctttttacctgcctgggtggaccacttctgatagaatttaattctgatattcttctgaaaatattgaaacctacctgggtggaccacttagggggctgatattgagtttgtgtttccacacaaactgtctttgtaactttgttattattattttcttttttttttaaacagttacCTAGATTGTGGATAAactgtcaatgttttttttttttcatttgctgTAGGTTATATCCAGGAGGACATTTCTGAAGCACCTGCACATCGTTACCCCATCAAAGTCAAAGTCTGTAAGCCCAATCCAGATCCAAACTTGTCCACCTGTGATCCAGGTCGTATGTTTATCCAGGCTCATGACCTGAGCCTGCAGTTCAAGATGTCAGGGTTGATTTGCTTGTCAGATTTCTCTGAAGATGAAAAGCTGCCAGAGGCTCTGCCAATATCTGTGGAAGTCAGGGATTTGTTGTTGGTGCTGGAGGTAGGACATGTCAGTGTGGGGTCATTTTTCATTGGAGAAAGTAGCTAAATGAAAATACTTTTCAGTCCCTTGACACTATTTATAGCAAAATGGTTTTTAACATGATAGTAACTGGCTTATGGAGACAGATTAACTTGAATTTATAGAAAGCTATTTactcaacaaaaaaacattttgtacttTATAAGTCTGTGACTAAGCATCTGTCTGTTATCTTCTACAGGAAGACAGACCACCAGCCAATGTGACTTCCCCAGGATCACTTCCTGTCAACTTGCATATCAAGCAGTTGTCAATAGAGCGTGGAAAAGATGGCATATTTTATATAGCTGGTGAGTTGTAATGGATTTCAGCTCACTAAGCTGGCTTTAGTTATTTGAAATTGGGCTTCAAGTTGTCtgaataaaaatgttgtttttttcttgtgatGTTGCTGGTGGATGCAGAGGATCTCAATAAGACTTCTCTTTTGCATTGGATCATGAGTTGGGGTTTTTCTTTAATGAATTGATTTACATCATTAaattccccctttcagaccatgcagtctatagggcagatgatgtaaatgtcatctgtttctgtggccctcggttaacaaggttgtcatgtggcccgcaCACACAGGACAACCGCCTTAACGtttttccaactaatgtcaggtatccatttgagagctgggtgaactcagaggtgccctaaagatctcgaaattaaaaatccctgccttcaccaagattcgaacttGGAACCCTCTGGTTCGAAGCCAAGCAATTTAACATTCAGCCACCTCTTCTCCGATTTACATAATTGCATGTGTAATTTAATCAGAAGTAGGCTCTAATTACTCATTTCTCATTTGTAATcagctttttaaaacaaagatagGACTTCAGCATCCATGTTCATAAAGAAacggttattattattttttaatacgtAGACATAAAGAATCAAGAAATTCAAAAGGCGGAGGacagaaattaatatttttatgtgGAAGAACTATAAACCTAAATGGTTCATCACTTGTGTCTTTTTGCTGCTGAATTTAAGGAAGTTGTATATAAAAAAGAACTATGTACCAGTATGTTCCGCCACTGAATTAGAATGACATATTTAGTGTTCTTTTAGTAAGGAAGTAAAGAACTATGTTCTGTTACTGAAATAGAATGACATATCTaatgtctttttgtttcttgCAGGTGTACCTAGCAGCTCTTCCTTCATATATAACCCCTTGCCTGCTTCTCAAGCACCTCCTCCTCCATCAGTACCCAAACCTGTGTTTACCAACGCTGTCACCTCCCCCATCCTGAGCCCTGATGGCACCATGTCGCTACTGATGGCCAGCCAGAATGAAACAGTCCTGCTGCGGCGGCAGCTAGAGGAGGTGAGAAGAGCAAACCGTCTTTATGAGCACCAAATACTGCAGTGGAGGGACATACAGGACAAAATGTCTGGTGTTGGTGGGAGGTCAGCCATGGGGAGAGGAGGCATACCCATTGGAATGGGACGAAAGAGACCCAGCTTTACTGCTGACTCTCTCTCTAGCAGCCCTTCGTCCCAGTCTGATCGTGTGAGGCTGTCCAGAGATGATGTGGACCCAACGAAGGATGAATTGGAGCGGGAAAATCGTCAATTGATCGAACAAGTAGCCAGGCTGGAAGACGACTTATTGACTGCTTCTAAAGAGAAGGAGTCTTTGCTGCAGACCCTGCAGCTTCTACAGGATGAACTTTTAGCTTCTGAACGCAAACAAAGATCAAAGTCCAAAGTTTAGCTGTAACATCTGAACACATCATGTATTGTACCTCAGCATCATGTAGTTCATTGGACATATATAATATCAAAACCTTCTTTCTTGACTAATAATTAATGCTATTCACATGGATCCATCACTACACACCTAGAGCAAAATTTCAAATATTGACTTGTATTATACAAGCACATATCAAAGCTGTATCATAAATTTTGTGACTCCATAACAGTTCTAAATGGCAACCATTAGTGTTGAAAAAATCTGGTTTTATGGTATTTAAAGAATAtaatttatgtgtgtgtgtatgttaccAGTCTGAGTTCCCCTGTGTAATTTCCTGACATGAGAGGAGAACTTAGACTACTTGTGGGGATTCCCTCCCATATctgtgatttgtttttttattgttgcttTATATACACATTTCTTTCAATCTTCTCATATgctggccaaaaaaaaaaattgtgactctatatttatttgtaatcttttttttttattagcattTTACTGATGACAGAAATTGTATTTACCTATCTGCATTGTTCTGTACCATACTCAATATTGTATCATCAATGAATTccacaattattttattgtacatattttttaaataaaaataatttatcagaGACATATTGACTCTAATACATGTGACTGTGTGACTTATATAACCATGGGCtatgtccttttttttcattcaagcAGGTGCTGTCAATTTTTAATAAAGCATAATATAGTTTGTGATCATTTCAATACTTAGCAATATCCTTATTTGTACCTATTATAAGACAGTGCAGTATGGTTTCAACAATATAGCAATGTGCGCAGAATAGCTACTTTGGTAAATCCAAAGTTAAAAggacaaaaatatttatagattgtTTTTGCTATATAACAGACTGTGGATCAGACAAGACTTGTAGTTCTTATGTGTAACACAAAATTGACACaattttatgcatattaaataaaaacgcATGAATTGGGACTTAATCCACCACTCTCAGCAGTGTGATAAGGGGTTTGAAAGTTGTATAAGCATTATTTAGTTCCTTTATAAAATTACACTTGTAGAAACTTAATTGCATTTAGTGAAAGCTATACTTTAGACATCCTCTGACAAAATGTCTTTTGCAAAACTCTTTAAATTTGAGCAGTCTATATATTCATTTTCTTGGCCAAAAATTTTTATGTCAAATTActtaattatttctttgttgaagatttgaaatatatatatatattatatagattatagggcagatgatgtaaaagtcaacTGTtttttggccaatggttaacaagggtttcatgtgaccagcacaatgaccaaccgcctttactttcctcaggTACCTAAAAGAGTTGGATGGACTGAGAGGTCTCCTAAAAATCCCACAGTTCAAAATCCTGTCtttaccaagatttgaacctgggccccttggttcggaagccaaacactTTGTCGAGTAtggcttatttaaaaaaaaaaaaagctaattccGCATGCTTTATTACTTAATGATATAGACCTCAAGAAAAGCAGAAAATTGTTCTATTAGAAGCATTGATAACCATCTTTGGCCTGAGTGACTTAGCCAGTCCATACTGCATTTTGTCTATTTGATTTCATGTGCCAACTTCACATACCTATGTAAATTCATCTACATTTCAATATTCTCTGGGTGAACAAAGATTTGTGCCTGATTActgaggctttttttttttttattttgtatgttaattATGTCTTCTCTTGATTCCTCCACTTAGCAATATGCTCAAAATATCCTTGTACTACTTGTACTGTTACAAGAAATATGTTTGATTAAACATAGAGCTGACATCAGTCTTTAAAGAAAGAGGCTATGCCTACTAAGTTAGATCTGACTCCAGTACTTTTCAAAGTTCTACTTTACCACGACTCATTATGCCCCCTCACCACCTCTGTTTCCTTCATCTTATGATAGTTCACTGAATAGCTGATCAAACTTATTGGATTGAATGGTCTGTGCTCAAcctttttttataattgataGCCTCAAgaatattttgttatgtttgtattgttttaatGAAGAATTAGCTTTCATTGGAACAGATCTCCTTTCTCCCTAAACAATTAATACAAACTTTGCTCAAGTAACAGTTCAGAATTACAAAGTGTGTACATGAATGAAGCTGTAATCCATTAGCAATGAATACATCTATTTATTGTGTATTGTACTATCAAGTTTAGTATTTTATACTGGTACCATGAAATCAAGAAATTTACATAACAAGATGTAATGTTTCTTGAGTGCTTAAAAGTAACTAGCCCTCTCCCAGGAAAAGGCACTTTGAACCAGAAGGCATATAGTTAGCTAGACTAACATGGAAATGACTCATATATGAAAAACACAGGTACATTTTAAGGGATTATACCACTATATTAATTTTAGTTCTTGTGTCTAGTAGGTTATCATTTAGTTAAGATTGTCAAATGGATTCATTGGAAAAATGCAAAGTTTACAGATTTAATTTCTAAGAACAACTGATTTCACATATATTGTCATATATATTTTGATCCAATGGGACACACAGATCTGTGCACCAAGAAAACATGGTATC is part of the Biomphalaria glabrata chromosome 10, xgBioGlab47.1, whole genome shotgun sequence genome and harbors:
- the LOC106071746 gene encoding bridge-like lipid transfer protein family member 3A isoform X1, coding for MASLLKNQILKHLSKFTKNLSADKINLSTLRGEGDLSNLELNEDILTQLLELPTWLRITKAVCSRVSVKIQWTKLKSQPICLYLDEVILEAETCEQPRPPNTQSQQSQGGKYGFVDRVMDGIYIHVNSVVVKLHSHMFHASLQLSRVKVQSMSPTWQTPSDLRSTRIRDPGRGEILLFKEIEWQTTRIEATAKCTDEDFLTPLRLIANQAKIRIVVKKRLIDSTIISSRLILLLDDLLWVLTITQLKAAILYANSLKEVIERSAQQSKKLAAEKLKKQGHMSDNLNLQHQQQRQTERQESATAKLFSRFDVLSTSYHLITSRFDLHLCDDSSPVQEDKRHWKISGGSMQITFFKISFDFYPFHPAELGDLENINLIMTRGGERKQWYRYTDNVGSRNHWVNKLFSEFRENAVKLRKVVESAQMTSSSSAPSSLAAQSQPSSNRNLSPSHTQALTNNQGSRSAQSSPLHQQTHKSTRLLESCFVVKIEDMTVYMVSMAGKKRSGTNKLLCSDKRQLHLPPDMSVIHVEFTDYFFPEGLEYPVPHANMYVLVNPVRLTLDFLTLLWSNVFLLTLTNSLDLDSNEQKPSEHVDIKIEMLMPRVIVPAEEKVEGQPDRPEAVQIQISKLVVSNLRTEEKMSREDLKKLLDEYKVARLFSQTDFPNEDGEDTYQRLIPSMFLEHALGLDDPYIDRAVHILLNQVTQKSPTDSHLHLPLSLPSHCLSCNSLKQMAASDIWSAAADQVWLEFLGVQNNKNRPAPFVEAMPVTVWMCSAPCSASHSQKSSTTRPSQVSGQSSEFTTKVNADINCVTFQNGGLGHIMNKETSNHRDIEINSGKSFQHQKHERSSEIGYDNRDSRYQDHDGNSVSHSGREDDKRPTRLPLSGGASTPRLSKKLSRTDSLHDSNTVIDSSSKSNLDDIQSDSGDRSSNQQPFSEQYSESHCQAHHRRDKQYHREDSRSSSSPPLDQSERSSRRRAESRERRSADRHMRHSSSSSIERSHRGHDIEGRSSAEGQISDSHRANSRDVMRKEEFYHNEEKVRSGEMETSHSYPKNRHSSNSSSERASAGSSRSRERRNLYEIQTDEVDKKLPKDLREDRASPRDEFHQRSHRDIYGRRAARDGSRESDKRYPALDSHVFERSTGRPNKREMDGMPLSRKGFSRDRDGGTSDDMSDTHTRRHRSHSRGGDTDSMTSRLERNEDGDSYRPRCTPDDQEYRSRLGEHLHSKHSDADCDNDRFSPTSLSSLDTISRENSQGVVISENRAGGGESHTVTNAEPPEDKAWARINQRSPPDGCKSQDDVCSGDRSGKGQMTPNRKTCILTKVQGKVRAQLNHFQYLFLLRLSESFTAFQNDLSADLEALEAKAFRKRKLPKVPPQPPSVTVIPLMLGELEFAVVCPYQMHQRTFSDDFSLVSPFLLGFSTGQDAVFGDDGDGTCFPQLVDSSKGQRSKDDSALKPFQSSISFKSSSSSQLENVTHLGPPSDLNQRNRAFTSGSTAHVPPSSVIVPVVIAPTSLNSTDIMSQSLNSIGKDSGIGIDRKPQRQQHSKGGSSAGSSRGGTTDMKKAFTSAFSSLTDKLKHKMESLDDSHSIGDDAETLSIRTDTSDDDFEHMSLDDVEEVPAFYHDPPPPEMTPVGGDNYSDIGDIGDSVSMYAESSTTKGKEMVYVVLFKLDHTEIIIENKSNENLTKAQVAKLGSLQLGNISYEDFQARFSTGKGYIQEDISEAPAHRYPIKVKVCKPNPDPNLSTCDPGRMFIQAHDLSLQFKMSGLICLSDFSEDEKLPEALPISVEVRDLLLVLEEDRPPANVTSPGSLPVNLHIKQLSIERGKDGIFYIAGVPSSSSFIYNPLPASQAPPPPSVPKPVFTNAVTSPILSPDGTMSLLMASQNETVLLRRQLEEVRRANRLYEHQILQWRDIQDKMSGVGGRSAMGRGGIPIGMGRKRPSFTADSLSSSPSSQSDRVRLSRDDVDPTKDELERENRQLIEQVARLEDDLLTASKEKESLLQTLQLLQDELLASERKQRSKSKV